One Mesorhizobium sp. B2-1-1 DNA window includes the following coding sequences:
- a CDS encoding Crp/Fnr family transcriptional regulator, with amino-acid sequence MPGETILPNRSGFDLSVLFKVLERRDDLTAQDRAVLKDGPWRVRDYEVDDEIVVEHSEPKESCVIVSGITGRNVTFADGRRQITALHIPGDFVDLHAFLLHVMDHNVVALAPTRMAFIGHDTLHRITETHQHLFRVLTTVLAVDAAIQRVWIACLGRRSAEAHLAHIICEMFLRMEVVGLTREWSFEFPVTQSMLADTVGLSIVHLNRTLMALRRAGLITWQRKVVTITNWDRLVRAAEFDATYLNLRKEPR; translated from the coding sequence GACGATACTGCCGAACAGATCAGGTTTCGATCTCTCCGTGTTGTTCAAGGTGCTGGAACGACGGGACGATCTCACGGCCCAAGACCGGGCAGTACTTAAGGACGGCCCCTGGCGCGTGCGTGACTACGAAGTCGACGACGAAATCGTCGTGGAGCACTCCGAACCCAAGGAGAGCTGCGTTATCGTCTCGGGGATCACGGGAAGAAATGTCACCTTCGCCGACGGCAGGCGTCAGATAACGGCCCTCCACATTCCAGGCGACTTCGTTGATCTGCATGCATTCCTGTTGCACGTTATGGACCACAACGTCGTTGCTTTGGCGCCAACTCGCATGGCGTTCATCGGGCATGATACGCTGCATCGGATCACTGAGACCCACCAGCATCTGTTCCGCGTGCTGACAACGGTATTGGCGGTGGATGCCGCCATTCAGAGGGTTTGGATCGCGTGCCTCGGGCGCCGGTCCGCAGAGGCCCACCTGGCGCACATCATTTGCGAGATGTTCCTGCGTATGGAGGTCGTCGGCTTGACCCGGGAATGGTCATTCGAATTTCCTGTCACGCAAAGCATGCTGGCGGATACGGTGGGGCTGTCGATTGTCCATCTCAATCGGACGCTTATGGCATTGCGCCGTGCTGGCCTTATCACCTGGCAGCGTAAGGTCGTGACCATCACGAACTGGGATCGCTTGGTGCGAGCCGCCGAGTTCGACGCGACTTATCTCAACCTTCGCAAAGAGCCGCGATAG